Genomic window (Ruminococcus flavefaciens AE3010):
AGCCCTTGACTCCGCTACGGGACGTATGGTAATGGACATCTTCCATAAGCTCCACAGGGAAGAGCATAAGACCATACTGCTCATAACCCACAGCAAGGAGCTTGCCGCCGAGACCGAGCGCATAATCACCATAAATGACGGCGCTATAGTATCAGACTCGGGCAGAACAGGAGGCGATGAAGATGTTCTTTCTTGAAAATGTGCGCCTCGCCTTTGCGTCGCTCAGATCAAACAAGATGCGCGCACTGCTCACCATGCTGGGCATAATCATCGGCATAACCGCTGTTATCACCATAACTACGCTGGGCAATTCATTAAAAGCTACTCTCGCCAATTCATTCAACCAGATAGGCGGAAAGTACATAAATATGTATTATTCCTTCAAGTATGAACCTGATGAAAACGGCGAATATCCTCAGTTCCGCGAAATGACAGATGAGGACTACATCACCGAGGATATGCTTGACGAGCTTGAGGAAAAGCATCCCGGCAAATATCTGTGGAGCCGCAATATGAACTACGGTGTCGGTACAGTCGCCAACAGCAAGCAGCAGAATATCAATGTTGCGGTAGAGGGCGCCACCGACGGCTATATCAGCGGAGACAATACCTACAAGATCATAGAGGGCAGAAGCTTCACCAACGATGACGAAAAGGGCATGAAGCACTGCTGTATCGTATCAGACGTCTTTGTAAAGCAGTATTTCGGCAGAGAAAATGCCAACGCCATAGGCTGCGACATCACTGTGGACATCACAAAGGGCGTCAGCAGCGAATTCACCATCGTAGGCATATACAGGTACCCGAAATTGTATGAAAAATATGTTCAGAGCGGCGTAAGCTTCATGGACAGGCAAACGGAAGTATTCATTCCCTACAACACCTGTAAGAAGCTTTCCACCAAAAAAGACGACCGCGGACGCACAAGCAGCGTTATGCTTTCATCAGCCACCTATGACAGAGATGATGCAATAAACGAGCTTCAGGAATTCTTCGACCAGAAGTACCAGGCCAACCGCTACTGGAGCGTACAGTTTGAGGATCCCATGGACGATATGGATATCACTACAAAGGTACTGAATGTAGTAACGCTGGTCATTGCTGTCATAGCTGCCATATCCCTTCTGGTAGGCGGTATCGGCGTTATGAACATCATGCTGGTGAGCATAACAGAGCGCACCCGCGAGATAGGCGTGCGAAAGGCTATGGGAGCCAAAAACGGTCACATAAGGATCCAGTTCATCGTTGAAGCCATGATACTCTGCCTCGTAGGAGGTATAATCGGAGTGCTCATAGGCTTACTCAACGGCTGGCTCATCGGAAAGATCGCAGCTTATGCCCTTGCACAGCTCCCCGAATATCAGGATTTCGTATCCCTGACCATTCAGCCCTCTGTAAAGGCTATAGTTATCTCGCTGCTATTCTCCATGCTCATAGGTATCTTCTTCGGAAGCTATCCCGCAGGCAAGGCTGCAAAGCTGGACCCTATAGACGCACTCAGATACGAATAAAAAAGAAAGCCATAAAGTGCTATTCTTTATAGCTTCAGATTGTCAAAAACAATAGTTTTATCAGGGGACGCCTTCACTTGCAAGGCGTCCCCTTTTTCAAAACAGTCCACCGGACTGTTTTGAAATTCACCCCTTGCGAAGCGCCTGTCGTATTCGGGGCGCTGCCCCGAACCCCGCAAGGGCTGTCAGCCCTTGACCTGACCAAAGGGAGTATACTCCCTTTGGAATCCCATTATTAGTTGAAACAGCTTTTGCAAAAAATAAAGCCATAAAGGATATCTCCTTTATGGCTTTTTGTTATTGATTTACCGCAACATCGAGGAATGTTTTCAGCTCCTCGATAGGTATGGGCTTGGAATACTTATATCCCTGCAAATACTGGGCTTTCATCATTATGCAGCGATCCTCGTCGCTGTCGTTCTCAACGCCCTCAAAGAGCACTGCGTACCGCAGATCGTAGAACATATTCGCAAAGGTCTTGACCATGTACTGCGATGAATCGCTTCGGTGTGACTCCATAAGCATTGAGCGGTCGAACTTGATGATATCGAAGGGTATCTCCATGATACGCTCAAAGTTTGAATAGCCCGTTCCGAAATCGTCAAGGTAGAACTTTATGCCAAGATCCTGAAGCTGCATAACTCTCTGCTTCATAAGGTTGAAGTCCGCCTCGCTTCGGCTCTCGGTTATCTCAACGGCTATCTTGTCGTAGTTTATGCCGTTCCGGTCTATGATAGTCTTTACCTCATCGCAGAAAGTATCATATCGTATATCTATAGCCGAGAAATTTACGGAAACGCGCTTTATCCTGTAGCCCTCCTCAATGAAGCCCCTGACGGCGTAGCAGGTCTTGTTGAGGATTATCATACTGAGATAATGTATGAGATTGAACTGCTCTGCAAGAGGTATGAACTGGTCTGGAAATACCATTCCCGTCTTTTCCAGCTTCAGTCTCATAAGAGCCTCGGCAGTATCATACATCTTGGTCTTGATATTGTATACGGGCTGACAGTACACAAGAACTCTCGGGTCGGACAGGTCCTTTTTATTGGCTATGTCCTCAAGCTGACTGAGGATATAGTTCTTGTCATAGTATTCCTTGATGTCCTGCTCACTTATGCGGTATATGGTATTATACTGCATTTTCATCTCACAGTATTCAATGAGGTGATAATAGTCATCAACACTGAGTATATCCTTACAGGTCTCCATAATGACTATCTTGTAGTCTATCTTGAACTTTGAATGGCTCTCAAGGAAGTCATTAAGCATTTTTTCAACGGCTTTATCATAATTCGTCCGCTTGTTCTTTACTATAGTAAGAACATAGTGCTCACTTGGGAAGCTGTAGAGTATTCCCTTTTTGACATTCATTCTGAAAAACTTGTAGAACTCCGATTTAAGCTCGGGAGAAAGTGAGAGTGAACGTGAAAAGTCATTCATGTGGCAGCACATTATAAGAGTTTCCCTGCCGTTTTCGATGTTGCCCTTTATCTCGTTGGCAAAGAAGCCGCTTGAAACAGCTCCCGTATCCACATTGAAAGGATTTGAATGGAACATGAATATGATACCCACAACGGGCAGGAAGAAGCTCAGTGTAGTATAGGATACCTGCCTGTGCATCATCTGTATGCACAGAAGCACATTGGCAATTATTATCGAGCACATTATCCCCCAGAACACTCTTGCAAGAAGCCTTGCCTT
Coding sequences:
- a CDS encoding ABC transporter permease; this encodes MFFLENVRLAFASLRSNKMRALLTMLGIIIGITAVITITTLGNSLKATLANSFNQIGGKYINMYYSFKYEPDENGEYPQFREMTDEDYITEDMLDELEEKHPGKYLWSRNMNYGVGTVANSKQQNINVAVEGATDGYISGDNTYKIIEGRSFTNDDEKGMKHCCIVSDVFVKQYFGRENANAIGCDITVDITKGVSSEFTIVGIYRYPKLYEKYVQSGVSFMDRQTEVFIPYNTCKKLSTKKDDRGRTSSVMLSSATYDRDDAINELQEFFDQKYQANRYWSVQFEDPMDDMDITTKVLNVVTLVIAVIAAISLLVGGIGVMNIMLVSITERTREIGVRKAMGAKNGHIRIQFIVEAMILCLVGGIIGVLIGLLNGWLIGKIAAYALAQLPEYQDFVSLTIQPSVKAIVISLLFSMLIGIFFGSYPAGKAAKLDPIDALRYE
- a CDS encoding EAL domain-containing protein, whose product is MFTASDLNLGLYSPVGDITVMALCIIMGVFIKQSYIGSEKKKFRIIMCILTFILISAMANVGIQMLLKASVIRPVPIYIMRLVHHVLMMSVIYLYIQYLRDPLWVTPGTKKQYQIISAITLLVAAVFDIAATVFKVGFYVGKNGEYHSSFDVFELVYMLLIITVVYILIKYKARLLARVFWGIMCSIIIANVLLCIQMMHRQVSYTTLSFFLPVVGIIFMFHSNPFNVDTGAVSSGFFANEIKGNIENGRETLIMCCHMNDFSRSLSLSPELKSEFYKFFRMNVKKGILYSFPSEHYVLTIVKNKRTNYDKAVEKMLNDFLESHSKFKIDYKIVIMETCKDILSVDDYYHLIEYCEMKMQYNTIYRISEQDIKEYYDKNYILSQLEDIANKKDLSDPRVLVYCQPVYNIKTKMYDTAEALMRLKLEKTGMVFPDQFIPLAEQFNLIHYLSMIILNKTCYAVRGFIEEGYRIKRVSVNFSAIDIRYDTFCDEVKTIIDRNGINYDKIAVEITESRSEADFNLMKQRVMQLQDLGIKFYLDDFGTGYSNFERIMEIPFDIIKFDRSMLMESHRSDSSQYMVKTFANMFYDLRYAVLFEGVENDSDEDRCIMMKAQYLQGYKYSKPIPIEELKTFLDVAVNQ